In the Treponema maltophilum ATCC 51939 genome, CAATGCCGGGCGTTTCCTTATTCGCTTCCACGATAATCGACTTAACGGCCTTATTCGTAAACGTAACGCTTACGGGAACAGGCCCGCCGTTTCCCTGCGCTTCGGCGCGGTAGGTTCCCGCTTTAAACGAAAGCGCGGACTTTTGCGCGCAGCCGGCAAAACAGAGCAAGAGCCCCGCCGCTGCCGCAATCAGTTTCGATGATATTTTCATGATACACCTCTTAATGCAGTATACGCTTTCGAGGCTTTTCAGTCAAAGGGGAAAGTTTTTCTTCTTAGAACCCTCTTTTCTTTTTGCGCAGATAGAGAATCAATACAAAAACAAAGGACAACAGCTGTGCCGTCACAATCCGTACAACTTGCAGATGATCGCTTCCCATGCTCGACACAACGTGTACTATATTGATAACGCTGTTGTTAAAAAAGTGGTCGGCCATGCCCGCCCACAAAGAGCCGGTTATCCTGTATAACAAGCTCATCTTTAAACCGTAGACGAATGAGAGTACTACATAGCCCGCGCCCAAAAGCAGCATCGGGACGAACTTCATCTGCCCTTCGAAAAACGAGCGTACGGGCATTGCCAAATGCCACAGTCCGAACAATAACGCGGTAATAAAAATAACCGTTTTGAATTCATACCGTTCGCGCAAAAGCCGCGTAAAAAGTCCGCGGAACAAACCTTCTTCCATCCATACGTTAAGCACATTGAATAAAAGAATAAAACCGATTCCCACGCTTACAAACTCGGTAGTGTTTACCAGCGAAAAACCGCCGGACGCTATCGTCAAAGAAGGAGAGGCGCCCTGAACGTACAACGCGATACACTCGGCCGCATAGGCGATTGTGTAAAAGCCGACGCCCAAAGCCAAGCCCAAGCCGATGTTTTTAAGCCGCCCGGCGCGCGAAAAACCTATGTCGCGCCAATGCAAGCCCGATGCGAAAAGCGCGGCGAAAATCACAACGACGCCGCAGACTTTATGAATAAAGTTTTCACCGATAACGCTTTCGTCCGTCTTGAGTACCAAATATTCCCACAAGCGGAACGCATAGCACAAAAGGTACAGTGCTATGCATACTCGCAGAGGATATTGAGAAAAAATTTTGCCGATTGTCTTTTTACTTTGTTCCATTCAAACGCTCCTTTTTAAGCGAATCGGATTTGAGCAAATCCAGCACTTTGCGGAATGCGCTGCCGTCTTTTTTAAGTTCCTTTGCGCCGCGCGTAATTTTACACAAACTCATTTTAAACATGCGCGCAATTTCGCGCTGCGTGGTTCCCCGATCTATTTCGCGCACCAAAAGCCAGCGCTTTGCCAAATCCTCGCGTTCGGCTTCGGTAAACAGGCAACCGAAAAAATCTTCAACGTCCCGGGCACTTGTCATGCCGGCGATAGTCGCACACAATTCGTGCAAGCCCTCGTCGCGGATGCGCACCACATCGGTGTCCGTATGAACTTCTTTGCATTTTTCCGTATCGCTCATAAAGCAATTATACTTGTATTTGCAAAAAAAAGACAGTATATTTTAACCATGGCAGAAACAACCGAATGGGAAGATACAACATATAGATACGTATTCGAACAGGAAATGCGGGGTCTTGAGCGGCGAAGAGCTTACGACCCGAACTTATCAGTCGAAGAATTGAAATATATGCTCGAATCGCTGTATATAAGTCAGGGCAACGACTACGCGGGCCGCGGAGCCGTCGCCGACCTTACACTGGCGGCAACCATCGCCGCCTACGAGCGCTTTATTGATGAGTGGGAACTTTGATTTTCACTGCCCGCGGCGCGCAATAAGCTTCAAGCGTTTTATACTCTGTTTATTGTTTCTTCATCCAAGCCGGTAATTTTTGCAATCAAGCCGGAAGCAAAACCTTCAACTTTCATTGCCTTTGCCGTTTCAAGCGCTTTGCGATGAGCCCCTTTTTCTTCCCCCTCGGCAAACGCTGTTTCTCTCTCTTCTTCCCGTTGAACTGCAATATCGGTATCGTAATCATATTCGGCTATCAACATGTTCATTCCTTTCAAAAAAACTTTTACGGGAAGTTGCAACTTCACGTAAAAGTTTTTTCTGTGCGCGATGGCGCACCCGTACTATAAAATCGAGTTTGCGACGCAAACTCGAGATAAAAAGCGGAGGCGCTATTTCAGCCGATGCTTTTTATCGCACTTCCCGTGATTTTCGCTCCAAGTAATCCCGCAAAATATCATTCTGAATGCACTCCTTTATCGCATTCCTAAAGCCGTTTTCAGCATCGAGCCTAATATGCCGGCGCACCGCTTCAACAAACTGCGTGTTTTCTTCAAGCGGCTTACAGTTTTCCAAAAGCTTGTTGTCTTTATTGTAATTGATGTTTATCACTTTTACAAGCAATTCAAGACTCGGTTTTACGGATTTCACTGAGAATGCATCGGAGAGCTTGAGTTCCGTCCGTACCGGGTATTTTTCTTCACCGGTGTAGAAGACGTAGAATTCGGGCGTCGGAATCTGTTTGAGTTTACGCAAATAACGATCGCGCGGGTTTTGGATTTGCTTTCTTATTAATGTCGCCAAGGTTGGCGATAAAACACATTGAATGAGATGTTTTTGCAGCGCAAAAACTCGCCGCAAACACGGTACACGGACGTACGGTGTTTGCGAGGGCATATTGGCATTGACCGTAGATTGGTGTTCAACCAGCACAATGATTTTATTATCGATGAGGCAGGATACATCGTTACAAAAACTCATGTACATGACATGTTCAAGGCGTAAGGGGGTAATTTCGGTCGAGCTGTCCAAATGTGTGCCGTGCATTTATATCTGTTCCGACAGGATGTCGGTGTAAGCTATAGGGAAGCGAGTTTTTGTAAAAAACTCGTCGTCCAACAAGGTACAAGGACGTACCTTGTTGGACACTTGTCTTCGCCG is a window encoding:
- a CDS encoding CPBP family intramembrane glutamic endopeptidase; this encodes MEQSKKTIGKIFSQYPLRVCIALYLLCYAFRLWEYLVLKTDESVIGENFIHKVCGVVVIFAALFASGLHWRDIGFSRAGRLKNIGLGLALGVGFYTIAYAAECIALYVQGASPSLTIASGGFSLVNTTEFVSVGIGFILLFNVLNVWMEEGLFRGLFTRLLRERYEFKTVIFITALLFGLWHLAMPVRSFFEGQMKFVPMLLLGAGYVVLSFVYGLKMSLLYRITGSLWAGMADHFFNNSVINIVHVVSSMGSDHLQVVRIVTAQLLSFVFVLILYLRKKKRGF
- a CDS encoding Trp family transcriptional regulator, with amino-acid sequence MSDTEKCKEVHTDTDVVRIRDEGLHELCATIAGMTSARDVEDFFGCLFTEAEREDLAKRWLLVREIDRGTTQREIARMFKMSLCKITRGAKELKKDGSAFRKVLDLLKSDSLKKERLNGTK